In Rutidosis leptorrhynchoides isolate AG116_Rl617_1_P2 chromosome 2, CSIRO_AGI_Rlap_v1, whole genome shotgun sequence, one genomic interval encodes:
- the LOC139891248 gene encoding uncharacterized protein, whose amino-acid sequence MEDIVLFKQSWKWLLSESQCYSVATAVNAGCCAGKTVAISIVHHWPRVCHVCSRLIKLLCWFVILWKDCLVRGSRSVFSLGTAALLVIIWSCFISLTSMACVLGVVLSMGAAACAVRYLGHTPGVFIVGLIAILVLWMYGNFWVTGTLFIVVGYLFSRKHARLVVLVATLYSLHCVKVQVGWWGVLVSINLALISNDLLNFLLQWCDNLSEKAQFEEQRFPDSFVDDEFGAECEFFDSTDEAEKVKPIDEDEKVKPTDVTEPEKMQPIDEAETEKVQPTVEKVQSFKSTSKPASTTIVLNKEKKIESIAVVKDDMDAVNEMKRILSCMDHYEALGLSRYRKIDAILLKKEYRKKAMLVHPDKNMGSPMASESFKKIQCAYEVLSDSLKKRDYDEQLRKKESKTLSHRSSDTSHQENSDHCSVESRRIQCTKCGHSHVWICTNRIKSKARWCQDCCQYHQAKDGDGWVEYKGSLSFDRPHKVEIPRAFVCAESKIFDVSEWAICQGMGCRPNTHRPTFHVNMVGLEKPERSNSSRYPWDLDAKMADEEEEFELWLKQALSSGLFSETSKRRKSWGPFKLPQKKEKKQSKRMSQ is encoded by the exons ATGGAAGACATTGTGTTATTCAAACAGAGCTGGAAATGGTTATTATCTGAAAGCCAGTGTTACTCTGTAGCTACTGCGGTGAACGCCGGTTGTTGTGCCGGTAAAACGGTTGCGATTTCGATTGTGCACCATTGGCCACGTGTGTGCCACGTGTGTTCTAGATTGATTAAGCTTTTGTGCTGGTTTGTGATTCTATGGAAGGATTGTTTAGTTCGTGGATCTAGATCGGTTTTTAGTTTGGGTACTGCAGCTCTACTTGTTATTATCTGGAGTTGTTTTATTAGTTTGACTTCAATGGCTTGTGTTTTAGGTGTAGTTTTAAGTATG GGAGCTGCTGCATGTGCCGTCCGTTACTTGGGCCATACTCCTGGTGTATTTATAGTAGGGTTAATTGCAATTTTGGTACTATGGATGTACGGTAACTTTTGGGTCACCGGTACATTATTTATTGTAGTTGGTTACTTATTTTCCCGAAAACATGCTAGGTTGGTGGTTTTAGTTGCAACCTTATATTCATTGCATTGTGTAAAAGTTCAAGTTGGATGGTGGGGAGTTTTGGTTTCGATTAACCTTGCGTTAATATCTAATGATCTATTGAACTTCCTCCTCCAATGGTGTGACAATTTGAGTGAAAAAGCACAATTTGAAGAACAACGTTTTCCAGATTCATTTGTTGATGATGAATTTGGAGCAGAGTGTGAGTTTTTCGATTCTACTGATGAAGCTGAAAAGGTGAAACCTATTGATGAAGATGAAAAGGTCAAACCTACTGATGTAACAGAACCAGAGAAGATGCAACCTATTGATGAAGCAGAAACCGAGAAGGTGCAACCAACCGTTGAAAAAGTACAATCGTTTAAATCAACGAGTAAACCAGCTTCTACAACAATTGTTCTGAACAAAGAAAAGAAAATTGAGTCAATTGCTGTGGTCAAAGATGATATGGATGCAGTTAATGAGATGAAAAGAATCCTTAGCTGTATGGATCATTATGAAGCATTAGGTTTATCTCGTTACAGGAAGATTGATGCGATATTGTTAAAGAAAGAATATAGGAAAAAG GCCATGCTTGTGCACCCTGATAAAAACATGGGGAGTCCGATGGCAAGTGAATCCTTTAAAAAAATTCAATGTGCATACGAG GTTCTTTCCGATTCATTGAAAAAGAGAGATTATGATGAGCAATTGCGAAAGAAAGAATCCAAGACTTTATCTCACAGGTCTTCAGATACTTCTCATCAG GAAAATTCTGATCACTGCTCTGTGGAATCAAGGCGTATACAGTGCACAAAATGTGGCCATTCACATGTATGGATATGTACAAATAGGATAAAGTCAAAGGCAAGATGGTGTCAG GATTGCTGTCAATATCATCAAGCCAAGGACGGGGACGGATGGGTGGAATACAAAGGCTCTCTAAGCTTTGACCGGCCTCATAAG GTGGAAATACCACGTGCTTTTGTTTGCGCCGAGAGCAAAATCTTTGATGTTTCAGAATGGGCCATTTGCCAG GGAATGGGTTGCAGGCCAAATACACATCGTCCAACGTTTCATGTAAACATGGTTGGACTTGAGAAACCCGAGAGATCCAACTCAAGCAGATACCCATGGGATTTGGATGCCAAAATGGCCGATGAAGAAGAGGAATTTGAGTTATGGCTTAAGCAAGCGTTATCATCTGGTTTATTTAGTGAAACGTCAAAACGTAGAAAGAGTTGGGGACCCTTTAAATTACctcagaagaaagaaaagaaacaatCGAAGCGTATGTCTCAATGA